In one Pseudomonas tensinigenes genomic region, the following are encoded:
- the rpoD gene encoding RNA polymerase sigma factor RpoD: protein MSGKAQQQSRIIELIKLGREQKYLTYAEVNDHLPEDISDPEQVEDIIRMINDMGIPVHESAPDADALMLADADTDEAAAEEAAAALAAVETDIGRTTDPVRMYMREMGTVELLTREGEIEIAKRIEEGIREVMSAIAHFPGTVDHILSEYTRVTTEGGRLSDVLSGYIDPDDGIAPPAEVPPPVEAKVAKADDDTDDDEAESSDDEEEAESGPDPVIAAQRFGAVADQMEVTRKALKKHGRSNKAAIAELLALAELFMPIKLVPKQFEGLVERVRGALDRLRQQERAIMQLCVRDARMPRADFLRQFPSNEVDESWSDALAKGKSKYAEAIGRVQPDIIRCQQKLIALETETGLTIAEIKDINRRMSIGEAKARRAKKEMVEANLRLVISIAKKYTNRGLQFLDLIQEGNIGLMKAVDKFEYRRGYKFSTYATWWIRQAITRSIADQARTIRIPVHMIETINKLNRISRQMLQEMGREPTPEELGERMEMPEDKIRKVLKIAKEPISMETPIGDDEDSHLGDFIEDSTMQSPIDVATVESLKEATREVLSGLTAREAKVLRMRFGIDMNTDHTLEEVGKQFDVTRERIRQIEAKALRKLRHPTRSEHLRSFLDE, encoded by the coding sequence ATGTCCGGAAAAGCGCAACAGCAGTCTCGTATTATTGAGTTGATCAAACTGGGTCGTGAGCAGAAGTATCTGACTTACGCCGAGGTCAACGACCACCTGCCCGAGGATATTTCAGATCCAGAGCAGGTGGAAGACATCATCCGCATGATTAACGACATGGGGATCCCCGTACACGAGAGTGCTCCGGATGCGGACGCCCTTATGTTGGCCGACGCCGATACCGACGAGGCCGCTGCGGAAGAAGCAGCCGCTGCGTTGGCAGCGGTGGAGACCGATATCGGTCGCACCACTGACCCAGTGCGCATGTACATGCGTGAAATGGGTACGGTCGAGCTTCTGACTCGTGAAGGCGAAATCGAAATCGCCAAGCGTATCGAAGAGGGCATCCGTGAAGTGATGAGCGCAATCGCGCACTTCCCTGGCACGGTTGACCACATTCTCTCCGAGTACACCCGCGTCACCACCGAAGGTGGTCGCCTGTCCGACGTCCTGAGCGGTTACATCGACCCGGACGACGGCATTGCGCCGCCTGCCGAAGTGCCGCCGCCTGTCGAAGCGAAAGTGGCGAAAGCCGACGACGACACCGACGACGATGAAGCCGAATCTTCCGATGACGAAGAAGAAGCCGAAAGTGGCCCGGATCCGGTCATCGCTGCCCAGCGCTTTGGCGCCGTGGCTGATCAGATGGAAGTCACTCGCAAGGCCCTGAAAAAGCACGGTCGCAGCAACAAGGCAGCGATTGCCGAGTTGCTGGCACTGGCCGAGCTGTTCATGCCGATCAAACTGGTACCGAAGCAATTCGAAGGCCTGGTCGAGCGTGTTCGCGGTGCCCTGGATCGTCTGCGTCAGCAAGAGCGCGCGATCATGCAACTGTGTGTACGTGATGCACGTATGCCACGCGCCGATTTCCTGCGTCAGTTCCCGAGCAACGAAGTCGACGAAAGCTGGTCCGACGCCCTGGCCAAAGGCAAGAGCAAGTACGCCGAGGCCATTGGTCGCGTGCAGCCGGACATCATTCGTTGCCAGCAGAAACTGATCGCGCTGGAAACCGAAACCGGTCTGACCATCGCCGAAATCAAGGACATCAACCGTCGCATGTCGATCGGTGAGGCCAAGGCCCGCCGCGCGAAGAAAGAGATGGTTGAAGCCAACTTGCGTCTGGTGATCTCGATCGCCAAGAAGTACACCAACCGCGGTCTGCAATTCCTCGATCTGATCCAGGAAGGCAACATCGGCCTGATGAAAGCGGTAGACAAGTTCGAATACCGTCGTGGTTACAAGTTCTCGACTTATGCCACCTGGTGGATCCGTCAGGCGATCACTCGCTCGATCGCCGACCAGGCCCGCACCATCCGTATTCCGGTGCACATGATCGAGACAATCAACAAGCTCAACCGTATTTCCCGGCAGATGTTGCAGGAAATGGGTCGCGAACCGACTCCGGAAGAGCTGGGCGAACGCATGGAAATGCCTGAGGATAAAATCCGCAAGGTATTGAAGATCGCTAAAGAACCGATCTCCATGGAAACGCCGATCGGTGATGACGAAGACTCCCATCTGGGTGACTTCATCGAAGACTCGACCATGCAGTCGCCAATCGATGTCGCCACTGTTGAGAGCCTGAAAGAAGCGACTCGCGAAGTGCTGTCCGGCCTCACTGCCCGTGAAGCCAAAGTACTGCGCATGCGTTTCGGTATCGACATGAACACCGACCACACACTCGAAGAAGTGGGCAAACAGTTTGACGTAACGCGTGAGCGGATCCGTCAGATCGAAGCCAAGGCGCTGCGCAAGCTGCGCCACCCGACGCGAAGCGAGCATTTGCGCTCCTTCCTCGACGAGTGA
- the plsY gene encoding glycerol-3-phosphate 1-O-acyltransferase PlsY, protein MFWLLATFAYLLGSLSFAILLSRLTGNPDPRMSGSGNAGATNMLRLAGRKLAILTLLGDLCKGLVPVLIASAVGLSLQDQAWIGVCAVIGHLFPLYFRFRGGKGVATAAGMLLGLYPPAALLAVCAWLLTFYLTRTSSLAALIATPLTLPLLAWQEPEALLPMSALTLLIVWRHRGNLRDLFAGRERHF, encoded by the coding sequence ATGTTTTGGTTACTGGCGACTTTCGCCTACCTGCTCGGCTCGCTGTCCTTCGCCATTTTGCTCAGCCGCCTGACCGGAAATCCGGATCCGCGAATGAGTGGCTCGGGCAATGCCGGTGCCACCAACATGCTGCGCCTGGCCGGTCGCAAACTGGCGATCCTGACCCTGCTGGGTGATCTGTGCAAAGGCCTTGTGCCGGTGCTGATCGCCTCGGCTGTCGGCCTTTCGCTGCAGGATCAGGCGTGGATCGGCGTGTGCGCCGTGATCGGTCACCTGTTCCCGCTGTATTTCCGCTTCCGTGGCGGCAAAGGTGTCGCCACCGCTGCCGGGATGCTGCTGGGCCTGTATCCGCCCGCTGCGCTGTTGGCCGTGTGCGCCTGGCTGCTGACGTTCTACCTGACCCGTACCAGCTCGCTGGCCGCGCTGATTGCCACGCCGCTGACCCTGCCGTTGCTGGCCTGGCAGGAACCGGAGGCGCTGTTGCCAATGAGCGCGCTGACACTGCTGATCGTCTGGCGCCACCGCGGCAATCTACGCGACCTGTTTGCCGGGCGCGAACGGCATTTTTAA
- the dnaG gene encoding DNA primase has product MAGLIPQSFIDDLLNRTDIVDVVSSRVQLKKAGKNYTACCPFHKEKTPSFSVSPDKQFYYCFGCGAGGNALGFLMDHDNLDFPQAVEDLAKAAGMEIPREESGRERKPRQPTDSPLYPLLTAAADFYKQALKSHPARKAAVDYLKGRGLTGEIARDFGLGFAPPGWDNLFKHLSSDTLQQKAMIDAGLLIENAETGKRYDRFRDRVMFPIRDTRGRIIAFGGRVLGDDKPKYLNSPETPVFHKGQELYGLYEARKNNRNLDEIIVVEGYMDVIALAQQGLKNAVATLGTATSEEHLKRLFRVVPNVLFCFDGDQAGRNAAWRALEATLSSLQDGRRARFLFLPEGEDPDTLVRAEGTDAFKARINQHAQPLADYFFQQLTEEADPRSLEGKAHMATLAAPLIDKVPGANLRILMRQRLTEITGLSSETVSQLAQNAPQEAPPAYDPGIDYDAMPDYSDYHQPQAQDLYVPQQEWTPKKPGAGGKKWDKKPWDKNGKRGGDRDQQRPRTPIGVESPTLTALRTLLHHPQLAERVEDAGHIADENQTNAQLLVALLEAVQKNPKLNSFQLIARWHGTEQGRLLKALAEKEWLIDGDNLEQQFFDTITSLSARQRERNLEQLLRKARQSELSIEEKNQLRDLLSRNVSASNPTSTGA; this is encoded by the coding sequence ATGGCCGGGCTGATTCCCCAGAGCTTCATTGACGACCTGCTGAACCGCACCGACATCGTCGACGTGGTCAGTTCGCGCGTGCAATTGAAGAAGGCCGGCAAGAACTACACCGCCTGTTGCCCGTTTCACAAAGAGAAAACCCCGTCCTTCAGCGTCAGCCCCGACAAGCAGTTTTATTATTGCTTCGGCTGCGGCGCCGGCGGCAATGCCCTCGGCTTTCTCATGGATCACGACAACCTGGACTTCCCCCAGGCCGTCGAGGATCTGGCCAAAGCCGCCGGCATGGAAATTCCCCGCGAAGAAAGCGGCCGCGAGCGCAAGCCACGGCAACCGACCGATTCGCCGCTCTACCCGCTGCTCACCGCTGCCGCTGACTTCTACAAGCAGGCGCTCAAGAGCCATCCCGCCCGCAAGGCTGCCGTGGATTACCTCAAGGGCCGCGGCCTGACCGGCGAAATCGCCCGCGATTTCGGCCTCGGTTTCGCGCCGCCGGGCTGGGACAACCTGTTCAAACACTTGAGCAGCGACACGCTTCAGCAAAAAGCCATGATCGACGCCGGCCTGCTGATCGAGAACGCCGAAACCGGCAAACGCTATGACCGCTTCCGCGATCGCGTAATGTTCCCAATCCGCGACACGCGTGGGCGGATCATCGCTTTCGGCGGCCGCGTTCTCGGCGACGACAAGCCGAAATACCTGAACTCACCGGAAACCCCGGTCTTCCATAAAGGCCAGGAGCTCTACGGCCTTTATGAAGCGCGCAAGAACAACCGCAACCTCGACGAAATCATTGTCGTCGAAGGGTATATGGACGTCATCGCCCTCGCCCAGCAAGGCCTGAAGAATGCCGTCGCGACACTGGGCACCGCGACCAGCGAAGAACACTTGAAACGCCTGTTCCGCGTCGTACCGAACGTATTGTTCTGTTTCGACGGCGACCAGGCCGGCCGTAACGCCGCATGGCGAGCTTTGGAAGCAACGCTGTCGAGCCTGCAGGATGGGCGCCGGGCGCGATTTTTGTTTCTGCCCGAAGGCGAAGACCCGGACACTCTGGTGCGCGCCGAAGGCACTGACGCGTTCAAAGCACGGATCAATCAGCATGCTCAACCGCTGGCGGACTATTTTTTCCAGCAACTGACTGAAGAAGCCGATCCACGTTCGCTCGAAGGCAAGGCCCATATGGCCACCCTTGCCGCACCGTTGATCGACAAAGTGCCGGGCGCCAACCTGCGCATTCTGATGCGCCAGCGCCTGACCGAAATCACCGGCCTGAGCAGCGAAACTGTCAGCCAGCTCGCACAAAATGCGCCGCAGGAAGCGCCGCCCGCCTACGATCCGGGCATCGATTACGACGCGATGCCGGACTACAGCGACTACCATCAGCCGCAGGCACAGGACCTGTATGTGCCGCAGCAGGAATGGACGCCGAAAAAACCCGGCGCGGGCGGCAAGAAGTGGGACAAGAAGCCCTGGGACAAGAACGGCAAACGCGGCGGCGATCGTGACCAACAACGCCCGCGCACGCCGATCGGCGTCGAATCGCCGACCCTGACCGCCCTGCGCACCTTGCTGCATCACCCGCAATTGGCCGAGCGCGTTGAGGACGCCGGACACATTGCGGACGAAAATCAGACCAACGCCCAGTTGCTTGTGGCGTTGCTCGAAGCCGTACAGAAGAATCCCAAGCTAAACTCATTTCAGTTGATCGCGCGATGGCACGGCACTGAACAGGGTCGCCTGCTCAAGGCACTGGCAGAAAAGGAGTGGCTGATTGACGGAGATAACCTTGAACAACAGTTTTTCGACACCATTACTAGCTTGTCAGCCCGCCAACGCGAGCGAAATCTGGAACAGTTGCTCAGGAAAGCGCGTCAAAGCGAACTGAGCATTGAAGAGAAAAACCAACTGCGCGACCTATTAAGTCGCAATGTTTCCGCATCAAACCCGACCTCAACTGGCGCGTGA
- the rpsU gene encoding 30S ribosomal protein S21, with protein sequence MPAVKVKENEPFDVALRRFKRSCEKAGVLAEVRSREFYEKPTSERKRKAAAAVKRHAKKVQREQRRAVRLY encoded by the coding sequence ATGCCAGCCGTCAAAGTTAAAGAGAACGAACCCTTCGACGTAGCTCTGCGTCGTTTCAAGCGCTCCTGCGAAAAAGCCGGTGTACTGGCTGAAGTTCGTAGCCGCGAATTTTACGAGAAGCCAACTTCTGAGCGTAAGCGCAAAGCAGCAGCCGCTGTTAAGCGTCACGCCAAGAAAGTTCAGCGCGAACAGCGCCGCGCCGTTCGTCTGTACTAA
- a CDS encoding bifunctional diguanylate cyclase/phosphodiesterase, whose amino-acid sequence MPRLASVLFLLPLMIWTATADALTLTDEERSWLAAHPDLRLGVDASWPPFEFRDDQSRYQGLAADYIDVIRQRLAIKLTPIEPVSWTVVLEQVKSGKIDLLPGIMSTPERQTYLSFTRPYLDFPIVILAHIGGAQPRKLDDLYGLKIAVVENYAPHELLRTHHPDLNLVAMPNVSSALQALATDEVDAVVGDLASSVWSLRQLKLDGLYVSGETPYRYQLAMAVPRDNKVLVGILDKVLADMSPDEISSIQEHWVGNVLDHRTFWSDLLIYGLPGLLLLVTILAVVIRINRRLSSEIARRIDLEQELRSSEYHYRGLVESLSAIAWEARMSDFTYSYVSPHAEDLLGYPQSHWLIPGFWHNIIHPADLTRTQSYCKEALREGRDHIVDYRVITADGRCLWVRDIVSLIEHGHEPVMRGLMIDISEIKRTEEALQLSEQKFASVFQQCPDILVIARLSDGCLLEVNEAFEEQIGLKAEEVLGQTATDLNIWGIPGVGPGLLQRLQAGSIRNLEMPFRRNNGQLFTGLISAEPFDLDTTPALVVVVRDITQLKETQQQLQTSEEKFAKAFHASPDGLLLSRQSDGLLLEVNEGFSRITGFNSAMSVDRSALDLGIWVNLNERKQMLDLLHRDGFVRDFTCHIRRSDGQIRLCEVSSRPLPIGEEDCMLTIARDITERHLMQEKLQQAATVFESTAEGVLITDTQQHISAVNRAFTEITGYSESEALGHTPRLLASGLHDSAFYAAMWHQLTDEGHWQGEISNRRKNGELYPSWLTISAVRNRDKFITHFVAVFADISSLKHAQAKLDYQAHHDPLTGLPNRTLFENRLLMALNSQQENGGQGAVLFLDLDRFKHINDSLGHPVGDLLLKGIAVRLKEQLRDIDTVARLGGDEFIILLPGLQQASDADNIATKLLNCFGAPFQAGEHEFFISASIGTSLYPRDGCDVATLVKNADAAMYRSKAKGRNRVESYTRDLTAQASERIALEHELRRAIERDELFLYYQPKISLEDHSLVGAEALIRWRHPTFGDVPPEHFIPLAEENGMILQIGDWVLETACRQMFEWNQVYDSLGPLSVNLAGAQLRQPNLLGRIEQLLNDNGLQPDLLQLEITENFIMSQAEEALAVLHQLKHLGVQLAIDDFGTGYSSLSYLKRLPLDILKIDQSFVRGLPDDPHDAAIVRAIIALGRSMQFTVIAEGVETQAQQQFLAAEGCEQIQGYIVSLPLPPEEFAATFLRVTVSDYSDSTAEKPSL is encoded by the coding sequence ATGCCCAGATTGGCGTCCGTGCTTTTTTTGCTGCCACTGATGATCTGGACCGCAACGGCTGACGCGCTGACTCTGACCGATGAAGAACGTAGCTGGCTGGCGGCTCACCCGGACTTGCGCCTGGGTGTCGATGCATCGTGGCCGCCCTTTGAGTTTCGCGACGATCAGAGCCGCTATCAGGGCCTGGCTGCCGACTATATCGATGTGATTCGCCAACGCCTGGCAATCAAGTTGACCCCCATTGAGCCAGTGAGCTGGACGGTGGTGCTGGAGCAGGTCAAATCGGGCAAAATCGATCTTCTCCCCGGCATCATGTCCACCCCTGAGCGCCAGACCTACCTGTCGTTCACCCGCCCTTATCTTGATTTCCCGATTGTCATCCTTGCCCACATTGGCGGCGCGCAACCGCGCAAGCTCGACGACCTGTACGGTTTGAAAATCGCCGTGGTGGAAAACTATGCGCCCCACGAACTGCTGCGCACCCACCACCCCGATCTGAATCTGGTGGCCATGCCCAATGTCAGTTCGGCGCTGCAGGCGTTGGCGACCGACGAAGTGGACGCCGTGGTCGGCGACCTCGCTTCGAGTGTCTGGAGCCTGCGCCAGCTCAAGCTCGACGGCCTGTACGTCAGTGGCGAAACCCCGTATCGCTACCAACTGGCAATGGCCGTGCCCCGCGACAACAAGGTGCTGGTGGGGATTCTCGACAAAGTGCTCGCGGACATGAGCCCTGATGAAATCAGCAGCATTCAGGAGCACTGGGTCGGCAACGTCCTTGATCATCGGACATTCTGGTCAGATTTGTTGATCTACGGATTGCCAGGACTGTTGCTGCTGGTGACGATCCTCGCCGTGGTGATCCGCATCAACCGTCGTCTGAGTTCGGAAATCGCCCGTCGCATCGACCTCGAACAGGAACTGCGCAGCAGCGAATATCACTATCGCGGCCTGGTCGAGAGCCTGTCGGCCATCGCCTGGGAAGCGCGGATGAGCGACTTCACCTACAGCTATGTCTCGCCCCACGCCGAAGACTTGCTCGGCTATCCACAATCGCACTGGCTGATCCCCGGCTTCTGGCACAACATCATTCACCCGGCCGATCTGACCCGTACGCAGAGCTACTGCAAGGAGGCCCTGCGCGAGGGCCGTGATCACATCGTCGACTATCGGGTGATCACCGCCGATGGTCGCTGCTTGTGGGTGCGCGACATCGTCAGCCTGATCGAACATGGTCATGAGCCGGTGATGCGCGGCCTGATGATCGACATCAGCGAAATCAAGCGCACTGAAGAAGCACTGCAGCTCTCGGAGCAAAAATTCGCTTCGGTTTTCCAGCAATGCCCGGACATTCTGGTGATTGCACGGCTGTCCGACGGTTGCCTGCTGGAGGTCAACGAAGCGTTTGAAGAACAGATCGGGCTGAAAGCCGAGGAAGTCCTTGGCCAAACGGCGACCGACCTGAATATCTGGGGGATTCCCGGCGTCGGTCCGGGACTTCTGCAACGTTTGCAGGCGGGCAGTATTCGCAACCTGGAGATGCCCTTTCGCCGCAACAACGGCCAATTGTTCACTGGCCTGATTTCCGCCGAGCCGTTCGATCTGGACACCACGCCAGCCCTGGTGGTCGTTGTACGTGACATCACCCAGCTCAAGGAAACCCAGCAGCAACTGCAAACCTCCGAAGAGAAGTTCGCCAAGGCCTTCCATGCCTCGCCGGACGGTTTGTTATTGTCGCGCCAGAGCGATGGCCTGCTGCTGGAGGTCAACGAAGGTTTCAGCCGAATCACCGGTTTCAATAGCGCCATGTCGGTGGATCGCTCGGCACTGGACCTGGGGATATGGGTCAATCTCAACGAGCGCAAACAGATGCTCGACCTGTTGCACCGCGACGGCTTTGTGCGTGACTTCACCTGTCATATTCGCCGCAGTGACGGGCAGATTCGCCTCTGCGAAGTCTCCAGCCGTCCGCTGCCGATCGGTGAAGAAGACTGCATGCTGACCATCGCCCGCGACATCACCGAGCGCCATCTGATGCAGGAAAAACTGCAACAGGCCGCCACCGTGTTCGAAAGCACCGCTGAGGGCGTGTTGATCACCGACACCCAACAGCACATCAGCGCGGTCAACCGTGCCTTTACCGAGATCACCGGCTACAGCGAAAGCGAAGCGCTCGGGCATACGCCGCGCCTGCTCGCCTCCGGCCTGCACGACAGCGCCTTTTACGCGGCCATGTGGCACCAGTTGACCGACGAAGGTCACTGGCAAGGCGAGATCTCCAACCGGCGCAAGAACGGCGAGTTGTACCCGAGCTGGCTGACCATCAGTGCCGTACGCAACCGCGACAAGTTCATTACTCACTTTGTCGCGGTATTTGCCGACATCTCCAGTCTCAAGCATGCGCAAGCCAAACTCGACTATCAGGCACACCACGACCCGCTCACCGGCCTGCCAAACCGCACGCTGTTCGAAAACCGCTTGCTGATGGCACTGAACAGTCAGCAGGAAAACGGCGGTCAGGGCGCCGTGCTGTTTCTCGATCTCGACCGCTTCAAACACATCAACGACAGCCTCGGTCACCCGGTCGGCGACCTGCTGCTCAAGGGCATCGCCGTACGCCTGAAGGAACAACTACGCGACATCGATACCGTGGCGCGTCTGGGCGGTGACGAATTCATCATCCTGCTGCCCGGCCTGCAACAGGCCAGCGACGCCGACAACATCGCCACCAAACTGCTCAATTGTTTCGGTGCGCCGTTCCAGGCCGGCGAGCATGAGTTCTTCATCAGCGCCAGCATCGGCACCAGCCTCTATCCGCGGGACGGTTGCGACGTCGCCACACTGGTGAAAAACGCCGACGCGGCGATGTACCGCTCCAAGGCCAAGGGCCGCAACCGTGTCGAGAGCTATACCCGCGACCTCACCGCCCAGGCCAGCGAGCGCATCGCGCTGGAACACGAACTGCGCCGGGCCATCGAGCGCGATGAACTGTTTCTCTACTACCAGCCGAAAATCAGTCTGGAGGATCACAGCCTGGTCGGTGCCGAAGCGCTGATCCGCTGGCGCCATCCGACCTTCGGCGACGTGCCGCCAGAGCATTTCATTCCGCTGGCCGAAGAGAACGGCATGATCCTGCAGATCGGTGACTGGGTGCTCGAGACAGCGTGCCGGCAAATGTTCGAATGGAATCAGGTCTACGACAGCCTCGGCCCTCTGTCGGTGAACCTCGCCGGCGCGCAACTGCGTCAGCCGAATCTACTCGGACGCATCGAACAACTGCTCAACGACAACGGCCTGCAGCCGGATTTACTGCAACTGGAAATTACCGAGAATTTCATCATGAGTCAGGCCGAAGAGGCGCTGGCCGTGCTGCACCAGCTCAAACATCTCGGCGTACAACTGGCGATCGACGACTTCGGTACCGGATATTCTTCGCTCAGTTACCTCAAACGCCTGCCGCTGGATATCCTCAAGATCGACCAGTCATTCGTTCGTGGACTGCCCGACGATCCCCACGACGCGGCCATTGTCCGGGCCATTATCGCGCTGGGCCGGAGCATGCAATTCACCGTCATCGCCGAAGGTGTGGAAACCCAGGCGCAACAACAATTTCTCGCCGCCGAAGGCTGCGAACAGATCCAGGGCTACATCGTCAGCCTGCCGCTGCCGCCAGAAGAATTCGCCGCGACGTTTCTTCGTGTAACCGTATCGGATTATTCGGATAGCACAGCCGAGAAACCGTCGCTATAA
- the tsaD gene encoding tRNA (adenosine(37)-N6)-threonylcarbamoyltransferase complex transferase subunit TsaD: MLVLGLETSCDETGVALYDSERGLLADALFSQIDLHRAYGGVVPELASRDHVKRMLPLIRQVLAEADCVSTEIDAIAYTAGPGLVGALLVGASCAQALAFAWGIPALGVHHMEGHLLAPMLEPKPPEFPFVALLVSGGHTQLVQVDGIGQYALLGETLDDAAGEAFDKTAKMMGLNYPGGPEIAKLAEKGVAGRFTFPRPMCDRPGLQFSFSGLKTSALNAWQQCVSAGDDNEQARCDIALAFQQAVVETLTIKCKRALKQAGMKRLVIAGGVSANKALRVSLEKMLGDMKGDVFYARPEFCTDNGAMIAFAGCQRLQAGQQESLAISVQARWPMEQLSPL; encoded by the coding sequence ATGCTAGTACTGGGATTAGAAACCTCCTGCGACGAAACCGGCGTCGCATTATATGACAGTGAACGCGGCCTGCTGGCCGACGCGCTGTTCAGCCAGATCGACCTGCACCGGGCCTATGGCGGTGTAGTGCCGGAGCTAGCCTCGCGTGATCACGTCAAACGCATGCTGCCCTTGATTCGTCAGGTGTTGGCCGAGGCGGACTGCGTGTCGACCGAGATCGATGCGATCGCCTATACCGCGGGTCCTGGCCTGGTTGGCGCGCTGTTGGTCGGTGCTTCCTGCGCTCAGGCGCTGGCGTTTGCCTGGGGCATTCCAGCGCTCGGCGTGCACCACATGGAAGGGCATTTGCTCGCACCGATGCTGGAGCCAAAACCGCCGGAATTCCCGTTCGTCGCTTTGTTGGTTTCGGGCGGTCATACGCAGCTGGTTCAGGTCGATGGTATCGGCCAATACGCCTTGCTCGGCGAGACACTCGACGACGCTGCGGGCGAAGCATTCGACAAAACCGCGAAGATGATGGGCCTGAATTATCCGGGCGGGCCGGAAATTGCCAAGTTGGCGGAGAAGGGCGTTGCAGGACGTTTCACCTTTCCGCGTCCGATGTGCGATCGCCCGGGTCTGCAATTCAGCTTCAGTGGTCTGAAAACCTCTGCGCTCAACGCTTGGCAGCAGTGCGTCAGCGCCGGGGACGACAACGAGCAAGCCCGTTGCGACATCGCGCTGGCGTTCCAGCAGGCCGTGGTGGAGACTTTGACCATCAAGTGCAAGCGTGCCCTGAAACAGGCCGGCATGAAGCGTCTGGTGATCGCTGGCGGCGTCAGTGCCAACAAGGCCTTGCGCGTTTCGCTGGAAAAGATGCTCGGCGATATGAAGGGTGATGTGTTCTACGCCCGTCCCGAGTTCTGCACCGACAACGGCGCGATGATCGCGTTTGCCGGTTGCCAGCGCTTGCAGGCCGGTCAGCAGGAAAGTCTGGCAATCAGCGTGCAGGCGCGCTGGCCAATGGAGCAATTGTCGCCGTTGTGA